One segment of Clavelina lepadiformis chromosome 2, kaClaLepa1.1, whole genome shotgun sequence DNA contains the following:
- the LOC143445139 gene encoding protein-cysteine N-palmitoyltransferase HHAT-like protein isoform X2, with protein sequence MQNNVDSVGKRTDMHRQAGAHKSTSFWGRLNAEGKACASLLTAVAAYSVAYILRESSNQDADDVISRKKGHLGEGWGVLSRKRDIADFEWTFWFSEAKEILVSLYLGHVTIGYIASELRPEMKERCVFAFSFVSVFYIFGGSYIIMMSSLCCAYYLISKHRSITYVAVLSGSLLVLFRTVNFSKVTFLDIGVTPLAESALTYAIFRCCSFSFEAIERPSDGNDLMKLFQYNFYLPYFFFGPVLTYDCFKNQEFMQAAPSVVLGFLAFINVYLDWLKGRVLYTLTSGIARHVDGCSRVPGCAKCTVNIYTFADTFFDRGIQHWLVRYVYDPLGQTHNSFWKEALAGAASFGVVLLAQGVTWQSLAFVLLNWAGLTLEFCLIKNFNVIRNERIKAFAFGLNYWFILLFNSIGINGIQTSWVYFKKLFLEGGVTGVVVMSVIGYCYVTLNRMIKNNSKEDKKTN encoded by the exons ATGCAGAACAATGTAGACAGCGTTGGAAAGAGGACAGACATGCACAGGCAGGCAGGCGCACACAAGTCAACCTCATTTTGGGGCCGACTTAACGCAGAGGGGAAAGCTTGCGCGTCGCTGTTGACCGCGGTTGCCGCTTATTCGGTGGCTTACATTCTCAGAGAATCGTCCAACCAAGACGCCGATGACGTGATTTCGCGGAAAAAGGGTCATTTGGGTGAGGGCTGGGGGGTGTTGAGCAGAAAACGCGATATTGCTGATTTCGAATGGACGTTCTGGTTTTCTGAAGCGAAGGAGATTCTGGTGTCGCTCTACCTCGGCCACGTGACTATCGGGTACATAGCGAGCGAGCTTCGACCTGAG ATGAAAGAGCGTTGCGTTTTCGCTTTCTCCTTTGTCTCCGTCTTCTATATTTTCGGCGGAAGCTACatcattatgatgtcatcttTGTGTTGCGCGTATTACCTCATTTCCAAGCATCGATCTATTACCTACGTAGCCGTTTTATCGGGATCTTTGCTGGTTTTGTTCCGTACTGTCAACTTTTCAAAG GTCACCTTTCTTGATATCGGCGTCACACCGTTGGCCGAATCTGCGCTAACATACGCCATCTTCCGGTGCTGTAGCTTTTCGTTTGAAGCGATCGAAAGACCTTCAGATGGAAATGACCTTATGAAATTGTTCCAGTACAATTTCTACCTTCCTTATTTCTTTTTCGGTCCAGTTTTAACTTACGACTGTTTCAAAAATCAG GAATTCATGCAAGCAGCACCAAGCGTTGTTTTAG GTTTCCTCGCCTTTATAAATGTCTACCTGGATTGGTTGAAGGGGCGTGTCTTGTACACTTTGACTTCAGGCATTGCTCGTCACGTGGACGGATGTTCCCGGGTACCTGGCTGCGCTAAGTGCACAGTCAACATCTACACCTTCGCCGACACCTTCTTCGATCGAGGGATTCAACACTGGCTCGTGAG ATATGTTTATGATCCGCTTGGCCAAACACACAATTCCTTTTGGAAAGAAGCTCTGGCAGGCGCTGCCTCATTTGGAGTTGTGTTACTCGCACAAGGTGTTACATGGCAGTCGTTGGCTTTCGTTTTGCTGAACTGGGCCGGTTTAACCCTCGAATTTTGCctcatcaaaaattttaacgtcATACGAAACGAG AGGATAAAAGCTTTTGCGTTCGGTCTCAATTACTGGTTTATTCTTCTTTTCAATTCTATTGGTATCAATGGAATCCAGACGtcttgggtttatttcaagaaattgtttCTGGAAG GTGGCGTTACAGGCGTGGTGGTGATGTCAGTTATTGGATACTGCTACGTCACTCTAAACAGAATGATCAAAAATAATTCCAAAGAAGACAAAAAGACcaactaa
- the LOC143445139 gene encoding protein-cysteine N-palmitoyltransferase HHAT-like protein isoform X1 — protein MQNNVDSVGKRTDMHRQAGAHKSTSFWGRLNAEGKACASLLTAVAAYSVAYILRESSNQDADDVISRKKGHLGEGWGVLSRKRDIADFEWTFWFSEAKEILVSLYLGHVTIGYIASELRPEMKERCVFAFSFVSVFYIFGGSYIIMMSSLCCAYYLISKHRSITYVAVLSGSLLVLFRTVNFSKVTFLDIGVTPLAESALTYAIFRCCSFSFEAIERPSDGNDLMKLFQYNFYLPYFFFGPVLTYDCFKNQENSCSNNEIRLFIRDVIRVFSYVIVVNFLRHYLHVSCLPLNQEFMQAAPSVVLGFLAFINVYLDWLKGRVLYTLTSGIARHVDGCSRVPGCAKCTVNIYTFADTFFDRGIQHWLVRYVYDPLGQTHNSFWKEALAGAASFGVVLLAQGVTWQSLAFVLLNWAGLTLEFCLIKNFNVIRNERIKAFAFGLNYWFILLFNSIGINGIQTSWVYFKKLFLEGGVTGVVVMSVIGYCYVTLNRMIKNNSKEDKKTN, from the exons ATGCAGAACAATGTAGACAGCGTTGGAAAGAGGACAGACATGCACAGGCAGGCAGGCGCACACAAGTCAACCTCATTTTGGGGCCGACTTAACGCAGAGGGGAAAGCTTGCGCGTCGCTGTTGACCGCGGTTGCCGCTTATTCGGTGGCTTACATTCTCAGAGAATCGTCCAACCAAGACGCCGATGACGTGATTTCGCGGAAAAAGGGTCATTTGGGTGAGGGCTGGGGGGTGTTGAGCAGAAAACGCGATATTGCTGATTTCGAATGGACGTTCTGGTTTTCTGAAGCGAAGGAGATTCTGGTGTCGCTCTACCTCGGCCACGTGACTATCGGGTACATAGCGAGCGAGCTTCGACCTGAG ATGAAAGAGCGTTGCGTTTTCGCTTTCTCCTTTGTCTCCGTCTTCTATATTTTCGGCGGAAGCTACatcattatgatgtcatcttTGTGTTGCGCGTATTACCTCATTTCCAAGCATCGATCTATTACCTACGTAGCCGTTTTATCGGGATCTTTGCTGGTTTTGTTCCGTACTGTCAACTTTTCAAAG GTCACCTTTCTTGATATCGGCGTCACACCGTTGGCCGAATCTGCGCTAACATACGCCATCTTCCGGTGCTGTAGCTTTTCGTTTGAAGCGATCGAAAGACCTTCAGATGGAAATGACCTTATGAAATTGTTCCAGTACAATTTCTACCTTCCTTATTTCTTTTTCGGTCCAGTTTTAACTTACGACTGTTTCAAAAATCAG GAAAACAGTTGCAGCAATAACGAAATTCGACTGTTTAtacgtgacgtcataagagTATTTAGTTACGTCATTGTTGTCAACTTCTTACGTCATTATTTGCATGTATCTTGTTTGCCGTTGAATCAGGAATTCATGCAAGCAGCACCAAGCGTTGTTTTAG GTTTCCTCGCCTTTATAAATGTCTACCTGGATTGGTTGAAGGGGCGTGTCTTGTACACTTTGACTTCAGGCATTGCTCGTCACGTGGACGGATGTTCCCGGGTACCTGGCTGCGCTAAGTGCACAGTCAACATCTACACCTTCGCCGACACCTTCTTCGATCGAGGGATTCAACACTGGCTCGTGAG ATATGTTTATGATCCGCTTGGCCAAACACACAATTCCTTTTGGAAAGAAGCTCTGGCAGGCGCTGCCTCATTTGGAGTTGTGTTACTCGCACAAGGTGTTACATGGCAGTCGTTGGCTTTCGTTTTGCTGAACTGGGCCGGTTTAACCCTCGAATTTTGCctcatcaaaaattttaacgtcATACGAAACGAG AGGATAAAAGCTTTTGCGTTCGGTCTCAATTACTGGTTTATTCTTCTTTTCAATTCTATTGGTATCAATGGAATCCAGACGtcttgggtttatttcaagaaattgtttCTGGAAG GTGGCGTTACAGGCGTGGTGGTGATGTCAGTTATTGGATACTGCTACGTCACTCTAAACAGAATGATCAAAAATAATTCCAAAGAAGACAAAAAGACcaactaa
- the LOC143445140 gene encoding DAZ-associated protein 1-like produces the protein MSDEDGKLFVGGLSWETTAEKMENYFSKFGEVVESKVMKDKVTENSRGFGFVKFKTGDAVTAVLNARPHILDNKTIDPKPCTSKEDQMKKKEAERLHVTTHKIFIGGLTQNMTEEEIKAFFTKFGTVTDVSFAINKEDNKNKGFGFVTFTDEDAVNQALKVHYHEINQKTVEAKRAQPREKMRQMNQQQGGQQGTNQMNQNYNYQGNWGNMSNMGWGPGYDMQGNMMGAGGCMPSSGYGGYGSYYGNYGAQYGYGYPQNMGMGSTAGYGNMGTYNNQSASMYGPQKSQTYGNGKEATPTDAKTGGYHPYGR, from the coding sequence ATGTCAGATGAAGATGGAAAGCTTTTTGTGGGCGGGCTGTCATGGGAAACGACGGCCGAGAAAATGGAGAATTACTTCAGCAAATTCGGGGAGGTGGTCGAGAGTAAGGTGATGAAGGATAAAGTGACTGAAAACTCCAGAGGTTTTGGTTTTGTGAAGTTTAAAACCGGAGATGCAGTGACGGCCGTCTTGAATGCTCGACCGCATATCTTGGATAACAAAACCATCGATCCAAAGCCGTGCACTTCAAAGGAAGATCAGATGAAGAAGAAAGAAGCAGAGCGTCTTCATGTGACCACTCACAAGATCTTCATCGGCGGTCTCACTCAGAACATGACAGAGGAAGAAATCAAAGCGTTTTTCACCAAATTTGGAACCGTCACCGATGTATCGTTTGCCATCAACAAGGaagacaacaaaaataaaggaTTCGGGTTTGTTACTTTTACCGACGAGGACGCTGTCAATCAAGCACTAAAGGTTCACTACCACGAGATCAATCAAAAAACCGTTGAAGCAAAGCGAGCACAACCTCGTGAAAAAATGAGACAGATGAACCAACAGCAAGGCGGACAGCAAGGAACGAATCAGATGAATCAGAACTACAACTACCAAGGTAATTGGGGCAACATGAGCAACATGGGTTGGGGACCGGGTTATGATATGCAGGGAAACATGATGGGTGCTGGTGGGTGCATGCCAAGCTCTGGCTACGGTGGTTATGGAAGTTACTACGGAAATTATGGTGCTCAATACGGTTACGGATACCCTCAGAATATGGGTATGGGAAGTACCGCGGGCTACGGTAACATGGGTACTTACAACAATCAAAGTGCATCAATGTATGGGCCACAGAAAAGCCAAACTTACGGGAATGGAAAGGAGGCAACACCTACTGATGCCAAAACTGGGGGATATCACCCGTATGGAAggtaa